In Bacteroidota bacterium, a single window of DNA contains:
- a CDS encoding complex I NDUFA9 subunit family protein yields the protein MKVFLTGGTGYVGRQILRDLLNAGHSVTALVREGSEAKLPEKVAGRITLVPGDSSKPESYREALQSCEAVVNLPGLLREFPNKGITFEGVHFLGTRHLVDLVRAAGPLRFIHMSALGVREGAKPKYQETKYRAEEYLKAAGLRWTIFRPSLMFGNEKEGYANFISVLRDLLRMAPFVVPVLGDGKYQFQPVALQNVSEGFVKALTDDRSIGKIYDVAGPDRYTYDELLDMVAYVVGRHKVKIHQPMIVMKAMASLLGGYRFFPVSRDQITMLEEGNVSDRWKEFYEDFSISPLRIVENLHKGF from the coding sequence ATGAAGGTATTTCTCACAGGCGGGACAGGATATGTAGGCCGGCAAATTCTCCGTGACTTGCTGAATGCCGGGCACTCCGTGACGGCGTTGGTGCGCGAAGGGTCCGAAGCAAAGTTGCCCGAAAAAGTTGCAGGAAGAATAACACTCGTCCCCGGGGATTCATCAAAGCCGGAATCATACCGCGAAGCGCTGCAATCCTGCGAGGCCGTTGTGAACCTACCAGGGTTGCTTCGTGAGTTTCCAAACAAGGGGATAACGTTTGAGGGGGTTCATTTTCTCGGGACCAGACATCTCGTTGACCTGGTACGGGCGGCCGGGCCGCTGAGATTCATCCACATGAGCGCTCTTGGCGTGCGCGAGGGGGCGAAGCCGAAATATCAGGAGACGAAATATCGGGCGGAAGAATACCTGAAGGCGGCAGGGCTGCGATGGACGATCTTCAGACCATCGCTCATGTTCGGAAATGAAAAAGAAGGTTACGCGAATTTCATAAGCGTTCTGAGGGATCTTCTACGCATGGCGCCTTTCGTCGTGCCGGTCCTCGGTGACGGGAAATATCAATTTCAGCCGGTCGCTCTCCAGAATGTTTCGGAAGGGTTCGTGAAAGCACTCACGGACGACAGGTCGATCGGAAAAATATACGACGTGGCCGGACCGGACCGATACACCTACGACGAATTGCTCGACATGGTTGCGTATGTGGTCGGCAGGCACAAGGTTAAAATTCATCAACCGATGATCGTAATGAAAGCGATGGCGTCGTTGCTCGGCGGTTACCGATTTTTCCCCGTGTCGAGGGATCAGATCACGATGCTTGAGGAAGGGAACGTGTCCGACCGCTGGAAAGAATTTTATGAGGATTTTTCCATTTCCCCGCTCCGTATAGTGGAAAACCTCCACAAAGGATTTTAA
- a CDS encoding P1 family peptidase has protein sequence MITDVPGVLVGHYTDRSALTGCTVVLCPPKTVASCDVRGSAPGSRELAALAPDKQMQEIHAVLLTGGSAFGLGAANGVMKFLAERNTGYRTPWALVPIVPSAVIFDLNVGDPKAFPGAEDAYTACLNASAHVQEGSVGAGTGATVGKWHGLESAMKGGVGTASLRIGEAVVGAIAVVNAVGDVVGKDGKILAGAQERGKPLGEENRLKSLRNEGMLLRNINTTLVVVATNAQLSKVDCYRAAQRAHDGMARAIVPSHTTFDGDTAFVLSAGTISAPVDLIAEMGAEVTAESIRAGVRNSVPIA, from the coding sequence ATGATCACAGACGTTCCCGGAGTTCTTGTCGGCCATTATACCGATCGTTCTGCATTGACCGGCTGCACCGTGGTTTTGTGCCCTCCGAAAACGGTCGCTAGCTGCGATGTCCGGGGAAGTGCACCCGGCTCACGGGAGCTCGCGGCCCTCGCTCCGGACAAACAGATGCAAGAAATTCATGCGGTGCTGCTTACGGGGGGGAGTGCCTTTGGACTCGGTGCGGCCAACGGCGTAATGAAATTCTTGGCGGAAAGGAACACAGGCTACCGGACTCCGTGGGCGCTCGTTCCGATCGTTCCCTCTGCTGTCATCTTCGATTTGAACGTCGGCGACCCGAAAGCTTTTCCCGGGGCGGAAGATGCTTACACGGCATGTCTCAATGCCTCGGCGCACGTTCAAGAAGGGAGTGTTGGCGCAGGGACCGGTGCGACGGTCGGTAAGTGGCACGGCCTCGAATCCGCGATGAAAGGGGGCGTTGGGACAGCGTCGCTCAGGATCGGCGAAGCGGTCGTCGGAGCGATTGCGGTCGTGAATGCGGTCGGCGACGTTGTCGGGAAGGACGGAAAAATATTGGCCGGCGCTCAGGAGCGCGGGAAGCCGCTCGGGGAAGAGAACAGGCTTAAAAGTTTACGAAATGAAGGGATGCTCTTGCGCAATATCAATACAACCCTGGTCGTTGTTGCAACGAATGCACAATTGAGCAAAGTCGATTGTTATCGTGCGGCTCAGCGGGCTCACGACGGAATGGCCCGGGCGATTGTTCCTTCGCATACAACGTTTGACGGCGATACCGCCTTTGTTCTCAGCGCCGGAACGATCTCCGCACCGGTTGATCTGATCGCCGAAATGGGCGCGGAAGTGACCGCTGAATCGATTCGCGCCGGAGTGAGAAATTCAGTGCCAATCGCGTGA
- a CDS encoding RNA methyltransferase: MISRPKLQYLKNLSQKKHRENEGVFVVEGWRAVEEVCAALNEIEILVCTKDAGSNQRFASVLRAAKKKSNEVLEASPKEFNLVADTVTGQGIAAVVKKQPLNARDAVEKILHRDRAFVVALDQISDPGNLGAIVRTSDWFGVDAVLLSPNCVEPYNPKVVRSTVGSIFHLPLIDCSDDAGLFADILTTMKKSGFTIVGAEVAGNVDVRSFLWPKKAVLVVGNEARGISPEMLKILDTHVSIPKFGRAESLNAGAAAGILLSHHAFQQKD, from the coding sequence ATGATCAGTAGACCAAAACTTCAATACCTAAAGAATCTTTCGCAAAAAAAACACCGGGAAAACGAGGGGGTCTTTGTCGTCGAGGGATGGCGGGCCGTTGAAGAAGTATGTGCCGCGTTGAATGAGATCGAGATTCTTGTTTGCACAAAAGATGCCGGATCAAACCAGCGATTCGCGTCCGTGCTTCGTGCTGCAAAGAAAAAATCAAATGAGGTGCTTGAAGCTTCACCGAAAGAATTTAATCTTGTTGCAGACACGGTAACAGGCCAAGGAATTGCTGCGGTCGTAAAAAAACAGCCGTTGAATGCCCGCGATGCGGTTGAAAAGATTCTGCATCGCGATCGGGCATTTGTCGTTGCTCTCGACCAGATCTCGGACCCGGGAAATCTCGGAGCTATCGTCCGGACCAGCGATTGGTTCGGCGTCGACGCTGTTCTTCTCAGCCCAAATTGTGTCGAACCGTATAATCCAAAAGTTGTTCGGTCCACGGTCGGTTCGATCTTCCACCTCCCCCTCATCGATTGCTCGGATGACGCCGGTTTGTTCGCGGATATTTTGACCACGATGAAAAAGAGCGGATTCACGATCGTTGGAGCAGAAGTTGCAGGCAATGTCGACGTCCGCAGCTTTCTCTGGCCGAAGAAAGCTGTGCTCGTTGTCGGAAATGAAGCGCGCGGAATTTCCCCGGAAATGCTGAAAATCCTCGACACGCACGTTTCCATTCCTAAATTCGGCAGAGCGGAATCGTTAAATGCAGGTGCTGCAGCCGGAATACTTCTTTCGCATCACGCCTTTCAGCAAAAGGACTGA
- a CDS encoding methylmalonyl-CoA mutase family protein, with amino-acid sequence MPNEKPRQFKTDSGIEIRAQYTPWSFDYREKLGNAGEFPFTRGVYPDMYRTKLWTMRQYAGFGTAKQSNERYRYLLANGTTGLSVAFDLPTQMGYDSDHPLAEGEVGKVGVAINTLADVETLFDGIRLQDISTSMTINATAAILLCMYVALAKKQHADLRTLSGTIQNDILKEYIARGTYIYPPRESMRLVTDIFSWCSEHVPGWNTISISGYHIREAGSTAVQEIAFTLANAREYVAAAVKTGLSVDQFAPRLSFFFNAHNNLLEEVAKFRAARRLWASIMKNEFGAKNPDAMRLRFHAQTGGSTLAAQQIDNNVPRTTLQALAAVLGGCQSLHVNGKDEALALPTEETARLALRTQQIIAFESGVAETVDPLAGSYFIEHLTDETELRAKEYLAKIDALGGAVRAIEAQYYQSEIAESAYQYQKAIDEKRKTIVGVNAFQIEEQSSQELLEVDESIRLEQIERLKAVKDHRDGKAVKTSLVQLHDAAVGTENVVPRILQAVESYASIGEISDALREAWGEYGQ; translated from the coding sequence ATGCCTAACGAAAAACCGCGGCAGTTCAAGACAGACTCAGGGATCGAGATTCGTGCTCAATATACGCCTTGGAGCTTTGATTACCGGGAGAAGCTCGGCAACGCGGGAGAATTTCCTTTCACGCGAGGCGTCTATCCGGACATGTATCGTACGAAGTTGTGGACCATGCGGCAGTACGCCGGATTTGGAACGGCGAAACAGTCGAACGAGCGCTATCGATACTTGCTCGCGAACGGAACGACCGGCTTGTCCGTCGCCTTTGACCTTCCGACGCAAATGGGGTACGATTCCGACCATCCGCTGGCCGAAGGGGAAGTCGGCAAAGTCGGTGTTGCGATCAACACCCTCGCGGATGTCGAAACGCTGTTTGACGGGATCAGGCTTCAGGATATTTCCACTTCGATGACGATCAATGCAACCGCGGCAATTCTGCTCTGCATGTACGTCGCCCTTGCAAAAAAACAGCACGCCGACCTCAGAACCCTATCCGGGACGATTCAAAATGATATTTTGAAAGAGTATATCGCCCGCGGAACATACATCTATCCGCCGCGCGAATCAATGCGCCTCGTGACCGACATTTTTTCCTGGTGCAGCGAACATGTTCCCGGGTGGAACACGATTTCGATCAGCGGTTACCATATCCGAGAGGCCGGGTCGACCGCTGTGCAGGAAATCGCCTTCACGCTTGCCAATGCCCGTGAATACGTCGCCGCTGCGGTCAAAACCGGATTGTCGGTCGATCAATTCGCGCCGCGGCTGTCGTTTTTTTTCAATGCTCACAATAACCTCCTCGAAGAGGTCGCGAAGTTCCGGGCTGCCCGGCGGCTGTGGGCGTCGATCATGAAAAATGAATTTGGAGCGAAAAACCCGGACGCGATGAGACTGCGGTTCCACGCGCAGACGGGAGGGTCGACGCTGGCCGCACAGCAGATCGACAACAACGTGCCCCGAACGACGCTTCAGGCTTTGGCCGCCGTCCTTGGCGGATGTCAATCGCTGCACGTGAACGGCAAGGATGAAGCGCTTGCGCTTCCCACCGAGGAAACAGCCCGGCTTGCCCTTCGAACGCAGCAGATCATTGCGTTTGAATCGGGCGTCGCGGAAACGGTGGATCCGCTTGCGGGTTCATATTTTATCGAGCATTTGACCGATGAAACGGAGCTTCGCGCAAAGGAATACCTCGCAAAAATCGATGCGCTTGGCGGCGCCGTGAGAGCCATCGAGGCGCAGTATTATCAATCCGAGATCGCCGAGAGCGCATACCAGTATCAGAAAGCGATCGACGAGAAGAGAAAGACGATTGTCGGCGTCAACGCGTTTCAGATAGAAGAGCAGAGTTCACAGGAATTACTGGAAGTGGACGAATCAATACGGCTGGAACAGATCGAGCGGTTGAAAGCCGTAAAGGATCATCGCGATGGAAAGGCGGTGAAAACCAGCCTCGTCCAATTACATGACGCGGCGGTCGGAACGGAAAATGTTGTTCCTCGTATTCTACAAGCGGTCGAATCGTATGCATCGATAGGGGAGATATCGGACGCATTGCGTGAAGCATGGGGAGAATACGGTCAGTGA
- a CDS encoding DNA internalization-related competence protein ComEC/Rec2: MGGSMWKDKPAVAAALVICCGTYAARCADIRWYLWGIAAAFCFFCSALALYRTRRRLGREAFHSASFPLLLLFSSAAYCSAIIQLTPPLHIKHFLDSPEPLAIVCEIADEPRVKDERTIVLVHVLSLKHGKDSISTEGDAILTIIKDKRLNERPREFHYGSMISFVGFLSTPIGSRNPGEFSYREYLELNDIAATVRVFGYSEVQTISPGVPNFFFDRIIFPSKHFVAHVIDEAMKGNEASFMLGLLLGDRTDLSTEIKEAFINTGTIHVLIVAGMRVALVAVILYTLFGLLRLPEREKTIASIVGIFFYMELTGAAPPVVRASLMATTALFAKIFQERVNVYNSLGISAVIILACDPMQLFDAGFQLSYSAVFAIAYLYPKLTAMIEKIPERYRRGKVTGYLFKLLAVSLAAQLGAIPFTAYFFGKVSLISLAANLVVVPVVEVIVIVGFVSVLAGVFSIWISTCFNEVNNVLSWVALKFVMLANSVPYASIPSASFGFTEGFFYSLVVGALFNLNNRIFLKRTFLVFLAALNILLCASFFDAEHRAHNNLRIDFLDVGQGDAALIEFPSGESYVVDAGPKTLSYDAGEKVVGPFLRRHRISHIDAIVVTHPHSDHLGGVPYLLRNFEVSEVVDASQRAQSSLYYDYESLVPRLRRVVAAGAQLAAIHNIRLYTLHPTCSFLDVDSTDGYDHLNNTSVVFKLVFGKTSFLFAGDAEIPVEEHLDSVYGGFLHSDLLKAGHHGSSTSSSADFLANVAPKEVVVSVGKFNKFHHPSAKVIKRFKDLGINVHRTDEEGGIVFESDGDSLWRVNWRKE; this comes from the coding sequence ATGGGGGGGAGCATGTGGAAGGACAAGCCGGCAGTTGCCGCAGCCCTGGTGATATGCTGCGGAACGTATGCTGCTCGCTGTGCTGACATTCGGTGGTACCTCTGGGGGATCGCCGCCGCTTTTTGTTTCTTCTGTTCGGCGTTAGCCTTGTATCGAACGCGCCGACGGCTTGGACGAGAGGCTTTCCATTCCGCTTCATTCCCTTTGCTCCTTCTTTTTTCTTCCGCGGCGTATTGCTCTGCCATCATTCAACTCACCCCGCCGTTGCACATAAAACATTTCCTCGATTCCCCCGAGCCTCTTGCGATCGTTTGTGAAATCGCGGACGAACCGAGAGTGAAAGATGAGAGGACAATTGTTTTAGTTCATGTGCTGTCCCTCAAGCACGGAAAAGACTCGATATCGACGGAAGGGGATGCGATTCTAACAATCATCAAAGATAAAAGACTGAACGAGCGGCCCAGAGAGTTTCACTATGGCTCGATGATCTCGTTTGTGGGATTCCTCAGTACGCCGATCGGTTCTCGGAACCCGGGGGAGTTCAGCTACCGCGAATACCTTGAACTGAACGACATCGCCGCCACGGTCCGCGTGTTCGGATACTCAGAAGTGCAGACAATTTCCCCGGGTGTCCCGAATTTCTTTTTCGACCGAATAATTTTCCCTTCAAAACACTTTGTCGCTCATGTGATTGATGAGGCGATGAAGGGAAACGAGGCCAGCTTTATGCTAGGCCTGCTGCTCGGCGACAGGACGGATCTCTCAACGGAGATCAAGGAAGCGTTTATCAATACCGGCACCATTCACGTGCTCATTGTCGCGGGAATGCGCGTTGCTCTCGTGGCGGTGATCTTGTACACTCTGTTCGGACTGCTCCGGCTGCCGGAGCGGGAAAAAACGATCGCTTCGATTGTCGGAATCTTTTTTTACATGGAACTTACCGGTGCGGCGCCTCCGGTGGTCCGCGCTTCGTTGATGGCGACAACCGCGCTGTTTGCAAAAATATTTCAGGAACGGGTTAATGTCTATAATTCCCTTGGAATTTCCGCCGTCATCATCCTGGCCTGCGATCCGATGCAGCTTTTCGACGCTGGGTTTCAGCTCTCGTATTCGGCTGTCTTTGCGATCGCGTATTTGTATCCGAAGCTGACCGCGATGATAGAAAAAATCCCTGAGAGGTATCGGCGAGGGAAAGTGACCGGCTATCTTTTCAAACTGCTGGCAGTGTCGCTGGCTGCCCAGCTCGGCGCTATTCCTTTCACCGCGTATTTTTTCGGAAAAGTGTCGCTTATCTCGCTTGCGGCAAACCTTGTCGTGGTGCCGGTCGTCGAGGTGATCGTTATCGTCGGTTTCGTCTCTGTATTGGCAGGAGTTTTTTCGATATGGATCTCCACGTGCTTTAACGAAGTCAATAATGTGCTGTCATGGGTTGCCTTAAAATTTGTCATGCTCGCGAATTCGGTTCCGTATGCGTCGATCCCATCCGCCTCGTTCGGGTTTACGGAAGGCTTCTTCTATTCTCTTGTCGTGGGCGCGCTCTTCAATCTCAACAATAGGATTTTCCTGAAACGAACATTCCTGGTTTTTCTTGCCGCGCTGAATATTCTTCTGTGTGCTTCATTCTTTGATGCTGAGCATAGGGCTCACAATAATTTACGCATCGATTTTCTTGATGTCGGTCAGGGAGACGCCGCGCTCATCGAATTTCCTTCGGGGGAGAGCTATGTCGTCGATGCCGGCCCGAAAACGCTCTCGTATGACGCCGGGGAAAAGGTCGTGGGGCCGTTCCTTCGTCGTCATCGCATATCGCACATCGATGCGATCGTTGTCACGCATCCTCATAGCGATCACCTCGGGGGTGTCCCGTACCTTCTGCGAAATTTCGAGGTCAGCGAAGTGGTCGACGCAAGCCAGCGCGCCCAATCGTCGCTGTATTATGACTACGAGTCGCTCGTTCCGCGGCTTCGGCGTGTGGTTGCGGCCGGAGCACAGCTAGCCGCCATTCATAACATTCGCTTGTATACGCTTCATCCGACATGCTCTTTTCTCGACGTCGATTCAACCGACGGTTATGACCACCTCAATAATACTTCCGTTGTTTTCAAGCTGGTTTTCGGGAAGACGTCGTTCCTTTTTGCCGGGGATGCCGAGATTCCGGTGGAAGAACATTTGGACTCCGTGTATGGCGGATTTCTTCACAGCGATCTGCTCAAGGCGGGACACCATGGTTCTTCGACGAGCAGTTCGGCGGATTTTCTTGCCAACGTCGCGCCGAAAGAAGTTGTCGTTTCGGTCGGCAAGTTCAATAAATTTCATCATCCGTCTGCAAAGGTCATCAAGCGATTTAAGGATCTCGGAATAAACGTTCACCGTACTGATGAGGAAGGGGGGATCGTCTTTGAATCCGACGGCGACTCTCTTTGGCGTGTCAATTGGCGGAAGGAATGA
- a CDS encoding metalloenzyme has product MAVLMIFWDGVGYGKEDPSVNPFFVAKLPTLRTLFDGSLPSLHNRKIFSSAASITPVNSTLGVPGLPQSGTGQTAIFTGVNAPKKIGKHFGPHPYSTLVPVIKEKNIFVRLQRRQKNAFFANGFPKRYFDYINSPRGKTPVVALSYLSSGRKLNTVDDIAAGSALSADCTNEGLNTFGYHLPVLSPFEAGKRFYEIGRSYDFTVFEYFFSDKAGHSRSMKTAVDVLERIDGFLGGILHSFDDEHDILLFISDHGNIEDLSTKSHTRNPVPLILVGSQRRFFSERISKLTDVTPAVESFVLR; this is encoded by the coding sequence ATGGCCGTTCTCATGATTTTTTGGGATGGGGTTGGATACGGAAAAGAGGACCCTTCGGTCAATCCTTTTTTCGTTGCGAAACTGCCAACGTTAAGAACATTGTTTGACGGCTCTCTTCCTTCCCTCCATAACCGGAAAATATTCTCGTCAGCTGCGTCGATAACTCCGGTCAACAGCACGCTTGGAGTCCCGGGGCTTCCGCAAAGCGGAACGGGGCAGACCGCGATTTTTACGGGCGTAAACGCCCCTAAAAAGATCGGGAAACATTTCGGGCCTCATCCGTATTCGACCCTTGTTCCGGTTATTAAGGAAAAGAACATTTTTGTCCGGCTGCAGCGCCGCCAAAAGAACGCCTTCTTTGCCAACGGCTTTCCGAAGCGGTATTTCGATTACATCAACTCTCCCCGCGGCAAGACGCCTGTCGTCGCTCTGTCCTATCTCTCTTCCGGGCGGAAACTCAATACGGTTGACGATATCGCTGCGGGGAGCGCTCTCTCCGCCGATTGCACGAACGAAGGCTTGAATACCTTCGGCTACCATCTTCCCGTCCTGTCTCCCTTCGAGGCCGGAAAGAGATTTTACGAGATCGGCCGCTCTTATGATTTCACGGTGTTTGAATATTTTTTTTCGGATAAGGCCGGGCATTCCCGATCGATGAAAACCGCCGTCGACGTGCTGGAACGTATTGACGGATTCCTCGGAGGGATTCTGCATTCCTTCGACGATGAACACGATATCCTCTTGTTCATCAGCGACCATGGGAACATCGAAGATCTCTCGACAAAATCGCATACGCGTAATCCGGTGCCGCTGATTCTGGTTGGGAGTCAGCGAAGGTTTTTTTCCGAAAGGATCTCGAAGCTTACCGATGTCACTCCGGCCGTCGAATCTTTTGTTTTGCGGTAG
- the dtd gene encoding D-aminoacyl-tRNA deacylase encodes MKALIQRVSKASVAINGTTYSSIGNGLLILVGIKTSDTEEDARSLAAKCCSLRIFEDDQQKMNLSVREVGGSALAVSQFTLYGDTRKGNRPSFIEAAPPKAAEPLYDIFVEELRARLGVEKVATGVFKAMMDVELTNSGPVTVMVESKG; translated from the coding sequence ATGAAAGCGCTGATCCAACGAGTATCAAAAGCCAGCGTGGCCATCAATGGAACGACGTACAGCTCGATCGGCAATGGTCTGCTGATTCTTGTCGGAATCAAAACTAGCGACACGGAGGAGGACGCACGCTCTCTCGCGGCGAAATGCTGTTCGTTGAGGATCTTTGAGGACGATCAGCAGAAAATGAATTTATCGGTGCGCGAGGTCGGGGGATCGGCGCTTGCGGTTTCGCAGTTTACGCTCTACGGCGACACGCGGAAGGGAAACCGGCCAAGTTTTATCGAAGCGGCACCGCCAAAGGCGGCTGAACCGCTTTATGATATTTTTGTCGAAGAACTGCGCGCCCGGTTGGGAGTTGAAAAAGTGGCCACCGGCGTGTTCAAAGCGATGATGGATGTGGAATTGACGAACAGCGGCCCGGTGACCGTCATGGTCGAGAGCAAAGGATAG
- the prmC gene encoding peptide chain release factor N(5)-glutamine methyltransferase, with protein MAVVPFQKKIWTILDMLQWGTSYLAEKGFDESRLTIELLLGHVLNLQRIQLYTNFDKPLTEGELASFKGLLQRRLQHEPLQYIVGSTEFMGRKFAVDRRVLIPRPETEVVVEQAVRFVKERFPGQAARVLEIGTGSGCIAVSLAAMIESISVTAIDASPDAVQVAVRNAEENGVGKKTIFAVKDLFKIAEADFSFRFHLIVSNPPYVSQGQFAELQPEIRDFEPPLALTDDGDGLSFYRRIAHSGKQMLEPGGGIIVEHAFDQSESAKTIFADEGYREIEPFDDYDGNPRGLIAAEFLRSP; from the coding sequence TTGGCAGTTGTTCCGTTTCAAAAAAAAATCTGGACAATCCTTGACATGCTTCAATGGGGGACCTCGTATCTTGCGGAAAAGGGGTTTGATGAGTCACGCCTGACGATCGAACTGCTTCTCGGTCACGTTCTCAACCTTCAACGAATTCAGCTGTACACAAATTTCGATAAACCTCTGACGGAGGGGGAATTGGCGTCCTTCAAAGGTCTGTTGCAGCGGCGCCTGCAGCACGAACCGCTGCAATACATCGTCGGCTCAACAGAATTCATGGGGCGCAAATTCGCCGTCGACCGGCGTGTTCTGATCCCCCGGCCGGAGACTGAGGTCGTCGTTGAGCAGGCCGTCCGCTTCGTCAAAGAGCGTTTTCCGGGTCAAGCGGCAAGGGTACTCGAAATTGGAACCGGCAGCGGATGCATCGCTGTGTCGCTTGCCGCGATGATCGAAAGTATCTCTGTGACCGCGATTGACGCGAGTCCGGATGCCGTCCAAGTTGCCGTGCGTAACGCGGAGGAGAACGGCGTTGGGAAAAAGACCATTTTTGCGGTAAAGGATCTTTTCAAGATCGCCGAGGCTGATTTTTCGTTTCGATTTCATCTCATAGTGTCCAATCCGCCATACGTCTCACAGGGTCAATTTGCGGAGCTTCAGCCGGAGATCAGAGATTTCGAGCCGCCGCTTGCCCTTACGGATGACGGGGACGGCTTGAGTTTTTACCGTCGCATTGCGCATAGCGGAAAACAGATGCTCGAGCCGGGAGGGGGAATAATCGTCGAACATGCGTTCGATCAATCAGAGTCCGCGAAAACTATATTCGCCGATGAAGGCTACAGAGAAATCGAGCCGTTCGACGATTACGACGGAAATCCCCGAGGCCTCATCGCAGCAGAATTTTTGAGAAGTCCATGA
- a CDS encoding amidohydrolase — translation MKKIIPALVLLGGGIAVFAWFITFTTQQADMVIINAKVYTVDEQNSVAEAVAIRGNKIVAVGSTDEIKKRYVSEHVYDAQGKTIVPGLIDSHGHVNGLGASLVELNLVGTTSVQQIAEMVSKKASSVKPGQWIRGRGWDQNNWQSKKGDRPFPAASMLDRSSPNNPVVLFRVDGHAVWLNSKALEIVESGSQENPRLSDVEGGRIVRDPSGKPTGVFIDNAVGTVMKSVPPYSREEIQHSILLALRECLQFGLTSVHDMGIDTEDYSVYRELLESDSLPIRVYAAIGGDGDLWQQFLVTGPFIDAHRHFLTVRTIKMYIDGALGSRGAALIDPYSDDPGNRGLTVNSFETLRMVTSEAIAHGFQVCTHAIGDRGNNIVLNAYEQAMQQNPSRSKDARLRIEHAQVLDPPDILRFKKLGIIPSMQPTHCTSDMRWAEARLGPSRIRGAYAWRSLLDDGNIIPGGSDFPVESPNPLLGFYAAITRQDRNGIPRNAEDVARSFQLSSDGIRDSSAFVNGWYANQKMTREEALRAFTIWGAYAEFAEHEKGSIEKGKLADLTILSKDIMTIPPREILSTDVTAVIVGGKVAYEKEPQEGK, via the coding sequence ATGAAAAAAATCATCCCGGCCCTTGTTCTTCTCGGCGGCGGAATCGCAGTTTTCGCCTGGTTCATTACATTCACAACGCAGCAGGCAGATATGGTGATCATCAACGCAAAGGTCTATACGGTGGACGAACAAAATTCAGTCGCCGAGGCGGTCGCGATTCGGGGGAATAAGATCGTCGCGGTCGGCTCCACTGATGAGATCAAGAAACGGTACGTGTCCGAACATGTATATGATGCGCAGGGGAAAACGATCGTTCCCGGGCTCATCGATTCGCACGGCCATGTGAACGGGCTGGGAGCAAGCCTTGTCGAACTCAACTTGGTCGGGACGACATCCGTCCAGCAGATCGCCGAGATGGTTTCGAAAAAGGCGTCTTCGGTGAAGCCGGGACAATGGATCCGGGGCCGCGGATGGGATCAAAACAACTGGCAGAGTAAAAAGGGGGATAGACCGTTTCCGGCTGCGTCGATGCTTGACAGGAGCTCGCCGAACAATCCGGTGGTCCTGTTCCGCGTCGACGGCCATGCCGTTTGGCTCAATTCTAAAGCTCTCGAGATCGTGGAATCGGGGAGTCAAGAAAACCCCCGGTTGTCGGATGTCGAAGGAGGTCGTATCGTCCGCGATCCTTCGGGGAAACCGACCGGGGTCTTTATTGACAACGCCGTCGGGACGGTGATGAAGAGTGTTCCTCCGTATTCGAGAGAGGAAATTCAGCATTCCATTTTGTTGGCCTTGCGGGAGTGCCTTCAATTCGGATTGACGAGCGTTCACGATATGGGGATCGACACGGAAGATTATTCCGTCTACAGAGAATTGCTTGAAAGCGACAGCCTGCCGATTCGCGTGTATGCGGCAATAGGCGGTGACGGCGACCTTTGGCAGCAGTTTTTGGTCACCGGGCCTTTCATCGATGCACACCGGCATTTTCTGACCGTTCGCACCATTAAGATGTATATCGACGGCGCTCTCGGTTCGCGAGGTGCGGCGTTGATCGATCCTTACAGCGACGACCCGGGCAATCGCGGACTGACAGTGAACTCGTTCGAAACGCTTCGGATGGTCACGTCCGAAGCCATTGCGCACGGTTTTCAAGTCTGCACTCATGCGATCGGCGACCGCGGAAATAACATCGTGCTGAACGCATACGAACAGGCAATGCAGCAAAATCCGTCGCGTTCGAAAGACGCCCGCCTTCGCATCGAACATGCTCAGGTGCTCGACCCCCCCGATATTCTTCGCTTCAAGAAACTCGGCATCATTCCCAGCATGCAGCCGACGCACTGCACTTCCGATATGCGATGGGCAGAGGCCCGGCTTGGCCCGTCGCGGATTCGCGGTGCGTACGCATGGCGCTCACTGCTCGATGACGGCAACATCATACCGGGAGGATCAGACTTTCCGGTCGAGAGCCCTAATCCATTGCTCGGATTTTATGCGGCGATCACGAGACAAGATCGGAACGGGATTCCCCGCAACGCTGAAGATGTTGCCCGGTCATTCCAGCTTTCTTCGGACGGCATCAGAGACTCGTCGGCCTTTGTGAACGGATGGTACGCCAATCAAAAGATGACCCGTGAGGAGGCGCTGCGCGCATTCACGATCTGGGGAGCCTACGCTGAGTTTGCCGAACACGAAAAAGGCTCCATTGAGAAAGGCAAGCTTGCGGACCTTACCATTCTTTCGAAGGATATCATGACAATTCCCCCCCGCGAAATACTTTCGACCGACGTCACAGCCGTAATAGTCGGCGGCAAGGTCGCATATGAAAAAGAACCGCAGGAGGGGAAGTAA